TCTAACTTCGGCCCCACCctgatattaattttttattaataattatactcatattcaatatatatattatatttaacaaaatttttaacatattaataattttatacatagattttaataaattgattcatatatttcatattaaaCATCTACATTCTTTTATACatatttgtaattttaatttattagcaTGTATGATATGGGCATTTATCTACACACAATGATTTACTTGCAGTCGAGAGGAGACTTCAACGATTAATTAAAGCTACCTACCGGTAAggctttcttttctcttcatttaTTTTGTAGTGTTAGATGATAAGATGAAAGTAAATTGAAAGGAGCATTGTACAACTATTTCATATAATAGAATTTGTAAATATGAGAGATGATTATATAAAATAGGAGCAtcatatcattttatatatattttaattatttaataatattttaatattttttatgttattgaTATATAATTTAGTAATTTTTGACATGAACTTTGAAtcctaaattttatattttaaacttgGCATTTTAATTTAGGGTTCATGGTTCAggttaaaaatttaccaaaattatataccaataatataaaaaaattattaaagcatcattaaataattaaaaaggatACAAGATGACGTAGCACCCTATTTCATACGATTTTTTctctaatataataatattattttacaaaataaGTTATGTTTCAACAATATTATAAACtactaattataatttaataaaatattattacttaCCAACATTATAAACTACTAACACGGCTAAGCAACCCAATGTTAAGATTATGTTTTTTGTTGGGTGCTGTAACAAGATGCAACATGTTTGTTGCTTAGCTTAAAACTACATAGACTACAAGTAGAGGAAGCACACCACAGTGAAACTGAAATACAAGATACTTTCTCATGCTTCAGTAGTCTGTGGTTCAGATTTCTTATTATTAAAGATGACATTGAAGAAATGAATCAAACACCGAAGAAGAATAGGCACGGCAGCGGCGAGAATGACGTAGCGGAACCTCACCGATTCGCTGGGAGTAACAGCGAAAATAGCGGAACCGTAAGTGAAGATCATGGAAATGGTGGCAATAACAATTTCGAGTTGGAAAGGGAAGCCGTGGGTGAGAGAGGTGATGACAAACATGGAGGCAGAGAGAGAAAGGGTGTTGGCGATCAAGAAAACACAGTAGTCTCCAGGCTGGGATGCATAAATGGCTCTGCCTGCACGAACTCCATCTTGCCATACTCCGCCAGGAGGGTTGACACCGGCTTGGAAGGTAACGGAAGCTATGAGGGTTGCTACTATTAACATAATGTTTCGAACATCGCCAGGCTTGTCTACTTTTTCTTTATACCGGAAATTCTTGTACCAGCTCTCGCCTGTGCTTAATCGCTGTAGCACCTTTTTTAAAACGACAGACATTGAAATCCGCTGAGAAGAAGACTGAATTTTTGTTGGTCAGTTTTCTTTTTCTGTTCTTCAATTTTAGTCAGTGGTGTATATATAGGACTATCATGCGTCACCTTTATGACGATTGCACAGATGATGTGGTCTGTTATAAATCCTTACATATATGCCAATGAGCCCATTATGAAGCTCATTGAGGAGGATGCTCCTTAACTTATAATTTTTGTTTTACTTGtgggttttatttttttacaaaaattatgattaaaaaatttaaacaaaataatatatatatattgttgggAAGAAAACGAACAACCGAAACAAAGCGAAAGCACAACCGGTGTTCTTTCTCTCCCTATAACTCCTGTAAAAAATTATGGCAAGTACAATAACACAAAATATGTTCTCTAGGAACcttaatcaaccacaaatcaactaatgcaactacaacaaaaataaatagagacaccaatatttttacgtggaaaacccctctaaatcaagggtaaaaaccacgggactttagagtccgataaagagctccactatcatcaaatgttcaactataagatcacaatatcaagcctacaacaagcattcaactccgacaaggctaacaatatgtaatctttagcaaaagagagaaaaatgagagaacatCACCAAAAACATAGCTGCTGAAAAATGAGTATTTCCGACGCTACAAGACTTGGATGAAAAATCCGACCGTACAAAGTCAAGAACACCTTATCGCCTagctgctgtccaaaaatcagctcaaccGAACCACGGATGGACCTTCGATCGAGAGTTGATCACTGCTGCACCAAGCTTGAAAAACTGATTTTTCTATTCTCTCTTTTTCTCCAACGAGCTTCAATCTCACTCtctgtttttctcttcttttaaatTGAGAATTTGACACTCAATAATAATAGAAAGGCTGCCCACATCCCACACAtaaaaagccaaaaaaaaaaattggcttttgaCAAAATCAAAGAAAGACAAAACATTGTGGCAGAAAATATGGGTTTCCCACATAGTGGGACCCATACCCAACAAATCTCCCCCTCCAACTATGTGGGGAATGCCTCCATGCCGGAGGTCAAACAACATGCTTCAAACTTTCCTCTTGGTAAGCCTTCGTCAACATATCAGCACCATTATCATTAGTGTGTATCTTCTCAAGCTCTAACAGCTTAGCTTCAAGAACATCTCGTACCCAATGGTACCTCACAtcaatatgcttagatcttgaAAAGTTGAGTTCTTACCAAGATGAATAGCACTCTGGCTATCACAATATAGGACATACTTCTCCTGAGTAAAACCAAGCTCATGCACAAACTTCTTCATCCAAAGCATCTCCTTACACGCTTCGGCTGCTGCAATAAACTCTGATTCGGTGGTGGACAATGCAACACACTTTTGCAGTCTCGATTGCCATGCCACAGCTCCTCCTGCATAAGTGATTAAGTAACCTGAAGTAGATCTCCTCGAGTCAATGTCTCCGGCCATGTCTGA
This window of the Gossypium arboreum isolate Shixiya-1 chromosome 12, ASM2569848v2, whole genome shotgun sequence genome carries:
- the LOC108478793 gene encoding uncharacterized protein LOC108478793, with the protein product MSVVLKKVLQRLSTGESWYKNFRYKEKVDKPGDVRNIMLIVATLIASVTFQAGVNPPGGVWQDGVRAGRAIYASQPGDYCVFLIANTLSLSASMFVITSLTHGFPFQLEIVIATISMIFTYGSAIFAVTPSESVRFRYVILAAAVPILLRCLIHFFNVIFNNKKSEPQTTEA